The sequence AGGGGCAATCGTCATCGACGACCCGATCAAGCCGGAGGACGCGCTCTCGGACGTGATGAGAGAGAACGTAAACCGAAGATTTGAGACAACCATCCGAAACCGCGTTAACAGCAGAAACACACCAATCATCATCATCATGCAGCGACTGCACGAAATGGATCTGTGCGGATACCTGCAGAAACTGGAGCCGGACGTCTGGGACGTTTTGAGCCTTCCCTGCATCCAGGAGAACCAGGAGACGGGACAGAGTGAACCACTCTGGCCGTTCAAGCATACAATGGATGAGCTGCGGAAAATCGAGGAGGCAAACTCCTTCGTCTTTGACACCCAGTATATGCAGAACCCGACACCGCTCGAGGGACTGATGTACCAGAGATTCAAGACATATGAGACGATGCCCATCGAGGCACACCTCCCGGTAAAGAAGAACTACACCGATACGGCCGACACGGGTGCCGACTTCCTCTGCTCAATCTGCTACGACGAATTCGAGCAGGGAATGTTCGTGACGGACATCCTCTACACCGACAAGCCGATGGAGTACACAGAGCCGGAGACAGCGAGGATGGCAGACCGGGCAGGAACCCAGGAAATGCTCGTGGAGAGCAACAACGGAGGCCGCGGATTTGCCAGGAACGTGGAGAAGAACCTGCGGAGCCTTGGAAACAAGCAGTGCTCCGTTTCATGGTTTACCCAGACAAGCAACAAGCTGTCGCGCATTTTCTCCCATTCGGCCGAGGTGCAGAACCTCATCTATTTCCCGGTAGACTGGGAATCCAGATGGCCGAAATTTGCCAACGCGATGAAGAGCTGCCGGAAGAACGGAAACAATGCTCACGATGATGCACCGGATGCATGCACCGGAATGTGCGAGAACTTCCAGACTTTCTCAGCCATGACGGATGCGGAACTTGAAGAGATGGAAGATATCATATACGAGGATTTATAAACTTAACAGCACAGAGCAATGGACATAAACGAGATCATGGCAATGGACAATCCCCAGGAGAAGATCCAGAAGCTGAAGAACAAGACAATCGAGGTGCCATCATGGGATGATCTCCAGAAGGAGTACGATCCGAGGAAGCACCCGGTCATGACTGATCCGGAGTATCAGCCGGAGACCAGGGCGGGCCACAAGAGACAGCTAACCCAGGTGACACTCGGACTGCAGAAACTGGCAACCAAGCGAATCGCGGGCCTCCTCTTCGGAATTCCGGTGGTGCGCGTATACAAGCCAAAGAACGAGGCAGAGCAGAAGGTCGCTGAAATCATGGAGGCAGTCTTCAAGAAGAACAGAATCGACAGCGTTAACATCGAGAGGGCGAAGATGCTATACAGCTGCTGCGAGGTGGCCACACTCTGGTACACCCAGGAACAGGACGCGGAATACGCGGGAGAGCACAGCGACCTAAAGCTACGCTGCCGAGTCTACTCGCCAAAGAGCGGAATGGCATTGTACCCGCTCTTCGATGAATACGACGACATGGTGGCCCAGTCAATGGAGTACAGCCGTAAGGAGGACGGAACCAACGTGCGTTACTTTGACACATACACCAACGATAGGCACATCCGGTGGAGAATGACATCGAGCAGCCAGGAGGTGGACGTAGAGGAGAATAATCCGATCGGTAAAATCCCATGCGTCTACATGCACCGGGAGGAGCCAATCTGGGAAGACCAGAGCAACAACGTCTACGAGCTCGAGTGGACAATCAGCCGAAACGGAAACTACCTGCGAAAGAACGCAAGGCCGAAGTGGGTGGTCTATTCCGACAAGAAAATCCAGTTTAACAATGAGGGAAACGATGAGAAGAGGAGCCGCGACGTTCTCCAGTACCCGAAGGACGCAAAGGCCGGATTCGAGACATGGGAGCAGGCAACGGAATCCCTCAAGTTCCACGTCGAGGAATTGAAGCGCGACTACTTCATGAACATACAGCTGCCGGACATGAGCATGGAGAACATGAAATCCGTGGCCATGTCGGGAGAGAGCCGCAAGATGATGTTCATCGACGCACAGATGAAGGCAGGCGATGAGAGCGGAATCTGGCTCGAGGGATTCGACCGGGAAATCAACGTGGTCAAGGCACACCTTAAGAACATGTTCAAAAACATGGCAGCAGCAATCGACAGCCTGGAGGTGGAGACCAGGATCAACCCGTTCCAGATTAATGACGACGGGGAGAGGATCAGCAACCTCACCAATGCAACTGGAGGAAAGCAGATTATGTCACAGAAGACAGCAATCAAGTTGCTCGGAGAAGTTGACAATGTGGATGAGGAACTCCAGGCAATCAACAGCGAGACAGAGGTGGCAGACATTATGGACACTTTAGCAGAGTAAATAATTAATTATTTTTTTTAATTTATGAATTACATTTTAAATTTCACAAAAGAAGACAATGGCCTATTTGTCTCAAATGAAATTGAAATAATGGAAAATTTCAATTTGCACATCGAATTTGAAGAGAAAGGAACAGACGTAATGGTAGCAACAAAAACGGCAGGCTATGAATTTGGAAAGTACATCGTTTATAAAAACGATGGTATAAATTTTGAGCATGAACCAAACATTGGTAAGGTATTCCCTAAGACAATCAAAGTGGCAACATTTACCAGTGTAAATATTGCAATAATTACAACTGGTAACACCAGAACTGATAGCCAGGCAGAAAATGAGGAAATTATTGCTGCTGCATTAAATGACCTTAACACAAGAATAGGATAATCATGGGAAAGTATATCAAGAAATATAAGAGCGAGGAGGATATGCTGCTTAAAGATGGCATTGCAACACCTCACGTAGCCTTGGCTGACGATACTGGAGATGTGGCATATCTGCCAAGTTCGGGAACTTTTGTGTATGATGAGAACCGAAAGGTGGTTGGTGACTCAGCCAATGGTGAGAGCGTCATCTATCTGCTGTTTGACATTCCGTCAGCGGGAACGTACAACATTTTGGGCAACTACCCGTCCGCTCAGTTTGCAGGATTGCAGTATATCAAGGAGATGTCGGTAAACGGGCAGAGCATTCCAGTGGCGAAGAACTGGGCGTTTCCGTCTGCGGGTAAGTACACCATCAAGATTGTGGTGGACAAGGGAATCGATAGTTTGTTCTCGCTGTTCAACAACAATGGAGGTAATACATACTTGGTTGGTGCAAATATAGCAAGTTTAAAATCAAGTAGTGCATCTTCGGGCGCAAGAATGTTTAATCTCTGCAAAAATATAAAATATGTATTTGGCGCAGAGAATCTTGACACGAGCAACATGACATCATTACTGACAACTTTTCAGCAGTGTAACAACCTTGAACGTATTGATTTGACAAATTGGAATGTTTCAAATGTTACCGAACTCACGTCTATCTTGTATAATTGTTATAATTTAGAGTATATAGGAAACTTGTCAAACTGGGATGTATCGTCATGCGGTAATTTTAGACAAGTATTTGCACATTGCGAAAAGTTAAAATATGTTGGTGACTTGTCAAATTGGGACACTCATAGTGCTACTAAATTTGAAAACACATTCTTGGGCTGCTATGAACTTGAAAATGTTGGTGACTTATCTAATTGGCAAGTAGGCAATGTGACGACAATGTTGCAAATGTTTTCAAACTGCAAAGAATTAAAATCGGTTGGCGATTTATCAAAATGGGACGTTTCAAATGTTGAAACAATGCAAGCCATGTTTTATGAATGCAATGAATTATCATGCATAGGTGACTTGTCAAATTGGGATGTCGGTAAGGTGACAACAATGCAATCTATGTTTTGTAATTGCCACAAACTTAAATCAGTTGGTGACTTATCTAATTGGAATGTTGGTGATGTTACAACAATGAAACAAATGTTTTCAAATTGCATCAGCATGGAAAATATTGTTGGATTGAATGGCTGGAATACATCAAAAGTTACTGATATGTATCTTATGCTTGGCGCAAACGAAGGTCGGGCAATGT is a genomic window of Fibrobacter sp. containing:
- a CDS encoding DUF285 domain-containing protein — translated: MGKYIKKYKSEEDMLLKDGIATPHVALADDTGDVAYLPSSGTFVYDENRKVVGDSANGESVIYLLFDIPSAGTYNILGNYPSAQFAGLQYIKEMSVNGQSIPVAKNWAFPSAGKYTIKIVVDKGIDSLFSLFNNNGGNTYLVGANIASLKSSSASSGARMFNLCKNIKYVFGAENLDTSNMTSLLTTFQQCNNLERIDLTNWNVSNVTELTSILYNCYNLEYIGNLSNWDVSSCGNFRQVFAHCEKLKYVGDLSNWDTHSATKFENTFLGCYELENVGDLSNWQVGNVTTMLQMFSNCKELKSVGDLSKWDVSNVETMQAMFYECNELSCIGDLSNWDVGKVTTMQSMFCNCHKLKSVGDLSNWNVGDVTTMKQMFSNCISMENIVGLNGWNTSKVTDMYLMLGANEGRAMLLKELDLSNWNVGNVTRFSGLFLNCHKLKSVGDLSNWNVGNATEMDVMFNGCYAMTDAGDLSNWQTTSLTICNHMFWGCKSLTSIGKKLNWDVSKVTDMNNMFAGSAIEEIDLSSWLPKEGCDMHALFDPAHNDDGSVFSFSKIRVLGVPSITATSNTNNMFKECYDLTTITASGKISNSVDFSWSPLTKASALVLFDALDGAVSGKTITLSAHTYGLLRSRDIDIATSKGWIVESVKR
- a CDS encoding phage portal protein — protein: MDINEIMAMDNPQEKIQKLKNKTIEVPSWDDLQKEYDPRKHPVMTDPEYQPETRAGHKRQLTQVTLGLQKLATKRIAGLLFGIPVVRVYKPKNEAEQKVAEIMEAVFKKNRIDSVNIERAKMLYSCCEVATLWYTQEQDAEYAGEHSDLKLRCRVYSPKSGMALYPLFDEYDDMVAQSMEYSRKEDGTNVRYFDTYTNDRHIRWRMTSSSQEVDVEENNPIGKIPCVYMHREEPIWEDQSNNVYELEWTISRNGNYLRKNARPKWVVYSDKKIQFNNEGNDEKRSRDVLQYPKDAKAGFETWEQATESLKFHVEELKRDYFMNIQLPDMSMENMKSVAMSGESRKMMFIDAQMKAGDESGIWLEGFDREINVVKAHLKNMFKNMAAAIDSLEVETRINPFQINDDGERISNLTNATGGKQIMSQKTAIKLLGEVDNVDEELQAINSETEVADIMDTLAE